One Azotosporobacter soli genomic region harbors:
- the bioD gene encoding dethiobiotin synthase produces the protein MAGLFITATDTEVGKTVITGALAAGLKEMGLDVGVMKPLASGGSVEWKGVRVAEDAAFLMQAAGISPSEAPLVNPLCFEPALTPALAAKVSGVSVDMKQIIQSYHQLEERHQYLLVEGVGGMISPLCDDYILADLAQELALPLIIVARANLGTINHTILTVEYARRRGFEIAGIILNQWPAEAGVLEESNASYIERLSGLPILGRFPRFEDPAQLAQLAKQHLNLSAIQRWLEGEK, from the coding sequence ATGGCTGGATTATTTATCACGGCGACGGACACGGAGGTAGGCAAGACCGTGATCACCGGCGCATTGGCGGCGGGCTTGAAGGAAATGGGGCTTGACGTCGGCGTCATGAAGCCGCTGGCTTCGGGCGGCAGCGTAGAATGGAAGGGTGTGCGTGTGGCGGAAGACGCCGCTTTTTTAATGCAGGCGGCCGGTATTTCCCCGTCAGAAGCGCCGCTGGTGAATCCGCTCTGCTTTGAACCGGCGCTGACGCCGGCGTTGGCTGCCAAAGTGAGCGGCGTCAGCGTCGACATGAAGCAGATCATACAAAGTTACCATCAATTAGAAGAACGTCACCAATATTTGCTGGTGGAAGGCGTCGGCGGAATGATTTCGCCGCTTTGCGATGATTACATTCTGGCTGATTTGGCGCAGGAACTGGCGCTGCCGCTGATCATCGTCGCGCGTGCGAATCTGGGCACGATTAACCATACGATTCTGACAGTCGAATATGCCAGACGGCGCGGCTTTGAAATCGCCGGCATCATCCTGAACCAATGGCCGGCGGAGGCGGGCGTGTTGGAAGAAAGCAATGCCTCCTATATCGAGCGTTTGAGTGGCCTGCCGATCCTGGGACGATTTCCGCGCTTTGAGGATCCGGCGCAATTGGCGCAACTGGCGAAGCAACATTTAAATTTATCTGCGATACAGCGGTGGCTGGAAGGAGAGAAGTGA
- the bioF gene encoding 8-amino-7-oxononanoate synthase: MKFCREYLARRRSDGLYRAVVETKALDAVRVLRQGRECLLLCGNDYLGLTQHPALAQKAQLAAQEEGVGAGGSRLISGSHPLCQALEHDLAAWKGTEAALVFSSGYAANVGTISALVGAGDAVFSDRLNHASIIDGCRLSGAAVSVYEHLDLADLARKLAARKNVRRRLIVTDGVFSMDGDVAPLDKLAALAKAHDAMLMVDDAHALGTLGEGRGTAHHFGVGKEVTIQLGTMSKSLAGMGGYVAASREVIEYLVNCSRSFIFSTAPSPMTLAAAREALTVLRREPQHLTKLQANGQYLRQTLRAAGLPIPEGETPILPLLLGSATAASEMSKRLESASILVSAIRPPTVPRGESRLRLTVSAAHSRTQLDYAANEIIRCWRALQ, encoded by the coding sequence ATGAAGTTCTGCCGTGAATATCTGGCAAGACGGCGCAGCGACGGTCTATATCGCGCAGTGGTCGAAACAAAGGCGCTTGACGCCGTACGGGTGCTGCGCCAGGGCCGCGAATGTTTGCTCTTATGCGGCAACGACTATCTCGGTCTGACGCAGCACCCGGCGCTTGCGCAAAAAGCGCAGTTGGCGGCGCAAGAAGAGGGAGTCGGCGCGGGCGGATCGCGCCTGATCAGCGGCAGCCATCCTTTATGTCAGGCGTTGGAACACGACTTGGCGGCGTGGAAAGGGACCGAAGCGGCGCTTGTTTTCAGCAGCGGCTACGCGGCGAATGTCGGTACGATCAGCGCGCTGGTCGGTGCGGGCGATGCGGTGTTCAGCGACCGGCTGAACCATGCCAGCATTATCGACGGCTGTCGTTTATCGGGCGCAGCGGTGTCCGTCTATGAACACCTGGATCTGGCCGACCTGGCGCGAAAACTCGCTGCACGCAAGAATGTCAGACGACGCTTGATCGTGACGGACGGCGTTTTCAGCATGGACGGCGATGTCGCGCCGCTCGACAAGCTGGCGGCGCTGGCGAAGGCACATGACGCCATGCTGATGGTGGATGATGCACATGCGCTGGGCACGCTCGGCGAGGGGCGCGGTACGGCGCATCATTTCGGCGTGGGCAAAGAAGTGACGATCCAGCTGGGGACGATGAGTAAGAGTTTGGCGGGCATGGGCGGATATGTCGCTGCCTCGCGTGAGGTCATCGAGTATCTGGTGAACTGCAGTCGAAGCTTCATTTTTTCGACCGCGCCTTCGCCGATGACGCTGGCGGCGGCGCGCGAGGCGCTGACCGTATTGCGGCGCGAACCGCAGCATCTGACGAAGTTGCAGGCTAACGGACAGTATCTGCGGCAAACGCTGCGCGCGGCCGGTTTGCCGATTCCTGAGGGCGAGACGCCAATCCTACCGCTTTTGCTGGGTTCTGCTACTGCTGCCAGCGAAATGTCGAAGCGACTGGAAAGCGCCTCTATCCTGGTCAGTGCGATTCGACCGCCGACGGTGCCGCGCGGCGAAAGTCGGCTGCGCCTGACGGTCTCAGCCGCGCATAGCCGAACACAGCTCGATTATGCGGCGAATGAAATCATCCGTTGCTGGCGGGCTTTGCAATAA
- a CDS encoding 6-carboxyhexanoate--CoA ligase, with the protein MSELYSLRMRAAQGGAHEAGGRHISGAEAILPEAELKSAALAMLERALGHSRGKADFLQLVVECVTPEELQTTPLLPVYAQANSDIEQGRRLALKALTRMGVAKEAALSGLNMLDGLSDSMRGAMLVCAKTGCRLDESGARGIRVSRIGSAEPAAFADWLHQHAMRGVHVREALLLASKVAAAPGMVAELCWSDDPEYTTGYVAAKTGYVRLPHLKVLGSPVGGRIFFVRPEADLRALRLYLEETAVLVNVPEATERSWLQHEVLP; encoded by the coding sequence ATGAGCGAACTCTATAGTTTGCGTATGCGCGCCGCGCAGGGCGGAGCGCATGAAGCTGGCGGACGCCATATTTCCGGCGCGGAAGCGATATTGCCGGAAGCGGAACTGAAAAGCGCTGCGCTTGCGATGCTGGAACGCGCGCTGGGCCATAGCCGGGGCAAGGCTGATTTTTTGCAACTGGTAGTCGAATGTGTGACGCCGGAAGAATTGCAAACGACGCCGTTGCTGCCGGTTTATGCGCAGGCGAATTCGGATATAGAGCAGGGACGGCGTTTGGCCTTAAAGGCGTTGACGCGTATGGGCGTTGCCAAAGAGGCGGCGCTCTCCGGACTAAATATGCTGGATGGCTTGTCTGACAGCATGCGCGGTGCGATGCTGGTCTGCGCAAAAACAGGTTGTCGTCTTGATGAAAGCGGTGCGCGCGGCATACGAGTAAGCCGAATTGGCAGCGCGGAGCCGGCTGCGTTTGCCGACTGGCTGCATCAGCATGCGATGCGCGGCGTGCATGTAAGAGAAGCACTTCTTTTGGCGAGTAAAGTGGCGGCCGCGCCAGGTATGGTCGCGGAACTTTGCTGGTCGGATGACCCGGAATATACGACAGGCTATGTCGCCGCAAAAACAGGCTATGTCCGTTTGCCGCATCTCAAAGTCTTGGGAAGTCCTGTCGGCGGCCGTATTTTTTTTGTTCGTCCGGAGGCCGATCTTAGAGCGCTGCGCCTTTATCTGGAAGAGACGGCGGTGTTGGTGAACGTGCCGGAGGCGACGGAAAGGAGTTGGCTGCAGCATGAAGTTCTGCCGTGA
- the bioB gene encoding biotin synthase BioB — MNEHLQNILRLGEKVLEGGTLKEEEALQLAAVPYEDLPFLLAMADRIRQEFVGAEVDLCAIINGRSGKCSEDCRFCAQSAHYGAQVKVYPLLEKQELVAAALQAKEAGARRFSIVTSGRGTEKDKEFSLILEALQAIKEKTGLKVCASLGTLTQEHALQLKQAGVSRYHHNLETGRSFYPRICSTHTYEDRVVTIQHAMAAGLEVCAGGIIGLGESFAQRIELALTLRRLGVHSVPVNILNPIPGTPLAGQPPLAPQEILKTLAVFRFLLPERGIRTAGGREVNLRDLQGTALLGGVSGMLIGGYLTTGGREPQADLRMIADLNRVVAP, encoded by the coding sequence ATGAATGAACACTTACAAAACATCCTGCGCTTAGGCGAAAAGGTCCTCGAGGGCGGAACTTTAAAGGAAGAGGAAGCGCTGCAACTGGCGGCGGTGCCGTATGAAGATCTGCCGTTCCTGTTGGCGATGGCGGATCGGATCCGGCAGGAATTTGTCGGCGCGGAGGTCGATCTCTGCGCGATCATCAACGGACGTTCGGGGAAATGTTCGGAAGATTGTCGTTTTTGCGCGCAGTCGGCGCATTATGGGGCGCAGGTCAAGGTCTACCCGCTCCTGGAAAAACAGGAGCTTGTCGCGGCCGCGCTGCAAGCGAAAGAAGCCGGGGCGCGCCGTTTCAGCATTGTGACGAGCGGGCGCGGCACGGAAAAGGATAAGGAGTTTTCTCTAATTCTTGAAGCGCTGCAGGCGATCAAAGAAAAGACGGGGCTTAAAGTCTGCGCTTCGCTCGGGACGCTGACGCAGGAACATGCACTGCAGTTGAAACAGGCGGGCGTCAGCCGATACCATCATAACCTGGAGACCGGGCGTAGCTTTTATCCGCGCATTTGCAGCACGCATACTTACGAAGACCGGGTCGTGACAATACAGCATGCGATGGCGGCGGGACTCGAGGTTTGCGCGGGCGGAATCATCGGTCTGGGCGAGAGCTTTGCGCAGCGAATCGAATTGGCGTTGACGCTGCGTAGGCTCGGCGTTCATTCGGTGCCGGTCAATATCCTCAACCCGATTCCCGGTACGCCGCTTGCCGGACAGCCGCCGCTCGCGCCGCAGGAGATTCTCAAAACGCTGGCTGTCTTTCGTTTTTTGCTGCCGGAACGCGGCATCCGCACTGCCGGCGGGCGGGAAGTGAACTTGCGCGATCTGCAGGGAACGGCACTCTTGGGCGGCGTCAGCGGCATGCTGATCGGCGGTTATCTGACGACAGGCGGACGCGAGCCGCAAGCCGACCTGAGGATGATTGCCGACTTGAATCGGGTGGTCGCGCCATGA
- a CDS encoding Cof-type HAD-IIB family hydrolase encodes MKIKLIAIDMDDTLLNSELAISERTFAAVTAAQAKGVAVAIATGRMFSSALPYAKQLAMQVPIITYNGALIRHPQTDATLFHQTIEDEAATKVRQLFKERGWYLQAYVNDQLYVKERGREAKSYEALAGIRSIALGDDFFAQAQAPTKMLAMAEPELLAEIEATVNAALGGRIFTATSKPTYLELMHPDVNKGRALAMLGEHLGVERDEIMAIGDSNNDYAMLEYAGLGVAMGNASERVKKVAQFVTDGNDADGVAQAIEQFILA; translated from the coding sequence ATGAAAATCAAATTAATCGCAATTGACATGGATGACACGCTCTTAAACAGCGAACTGGCGATCAGTGAAAGGACATTTGCCGCAGTGACGGCCGCACAGGCAAAAGGCGTCGCAGTGGCGATTGCGACCGGGCGGATGTTTTCCTCCGCACTGCCGTATGCGAAACAGCTGGCGATGCAGGTGCCGATCATCACTTACAACGGCGCTCTGATCCGCCATCCGCAAACGGATGCCACGCTTTTTCATCAGACGATCGAAGACGAAGCGGCGACGAAGGTCAGGCAGCTCTTCAAAGAGCGTGGCTGGTATCTGCAGGCGTATGTGAATGACCAATTATATGTGAAAGAACGGGGCAGGGAAGCGAAGTCTTATGAAGCCTTGGCGGGCATCCGTTCGATCGCTTTGGGCGACGACTTTTTTGCGCAGGCGCAGGCGCCGACCAAAATGCTGGCGATGGCTGAACCGGAGCTGTTGGCGGAAATAGAAGCGACGGTCAATGCGGCATTAGGCGGGCGGATTTTTACTGCCACCTCGAAGCCGACCTATCTCGAACTGATGCATCCCGACGTCAATAAGGGACGGGCGCTTGCCATGCTGGGCGAACATTTGGGCGTCGAACGCGACGAAATCATGGCGATTGGCGATTCCAACAACGACTATGCGATGCTTGAATATGCAGGGCTTGGTGTTGCGATGGGCAATGCTTCAGAGCGGGTAAAAAAAGTGGCGCAATTCGTGACCGACGGCAATGACGCGGACGGCGTCGCGCAGGCGATTGAACAGTTTATCTTAGCCTAG
- a CDS encoding phage holin family protein, translating to MSGFLLRILAIALLVMLVALELPGLFVDTLGALLVAALVVGLANGILRPVFARKGWPMKGAWLVGAALLVNMIVPGMLMKLLPGFRVDSAIQAAAALLLLSASSAALSKVVQDR from the coding sequence ATGAGCGGGTTTTTACTGCGAATCTTGGCGATCGCGCTATTGGTGATGCTGGTCGCGCTCGAATTGCCGGGGCTGTTTGTCGATACGCTCGGCGCTTTGCTGGTTGCCGCACTGGTTGTTGGCCTGGCGAATGGAATATTGCGTCCCGTCTTTGCCCGTAAAGGCTGGCCGATGAAGGGCGCATGGCTGGTTGGCGCGGCGTTGCTCGTAAATATGATTGTTCCTGGTATGCTGATGAAACTGCTACCGGGCTTTCGCGTGGACAGCGCGATCCAGGCCGCGGCGGCACTACTGCTCCTGAGCGCTTCTAGTGCAGCGCTGAGCAAAGTTGTACAAGACCGATAA
- a CDS encoding Hpt domain-containing protein, whose translation MNCIQVEKLQELLEMMDGDQACVTEIVREYLAAGSDCVAKLAQAVETEDALNLKRVAHSFKSSSHYVGAVDLAGELAAIEAFANAENVADAATRIEPVRRQYALAAAELEIWLQKV comes from the coding sequence ATGAACTGCATACAGGTGGAAAAACTGCAGGAACTCTTGGAAATGATGGACGGCGATCAGGCGTGCGTAACGGAGATCGTCCGAGAATATCTGGCTGCCGGCTCGGACTGTGTGGCTAAACTGGCGCAGGCTGTGGAAACGGAAGATGCGCTGAACTTAAAGCGCGTTGCGCACAGTTTCAAATCCTCCAGCCATTACGTGGGAGCGGTTGATCTGGCCGGTGAACTGGCGGCGATCGAAGCGTTCGCGAACGCAGAGAATGTGGCCGATGCGGCGACGAGGATCGAGCCGGTTCGGCGGCAATATGCGCTGGCCGCGGCAGAACTTGAAATTTGGCTGCAGAAAGTATGA
- a CDS encoding fused response regulator/phosphatase: MWHVLVADDLPVNRTLLIKVLGKMPDVVWLEAASGSEALEIMEKEDVDLLMLDLLMPDMDGFQVMQAMRAKRSLQHIPILVHSAVQDLDSIHQALGMGAYDYFTKPLTPEQMKYIIPLKVRNALDSYGVQKELRRANELVARELRLAAAFQRRLVGEEKRICTNGSLVGLYLPCQMIGGDVYDCLQVGDAFWVMMADVSGHGMVSAMVASMVKLEFYHCVMRGGSPAEILMQMNAVFHHLTEGDVFLTAFVGQASDGVFRYANAGHPNPAWWREDAAPDFLGQDSLPLGLFAEAVYEEETCPIKDGAWLLLYTDGLLTEGNWFQADVKRRLTSLLHDCRDWLPGREKEVLEYLRQAFLAEAELKDDVAMALVRLE; encoded by the coding sequence ATGTGGCATGTACTGGTAGCCGATGATTTGCCGGTAAACCGGACGCTTTTGATCAAAGTGCTCGGCAAGATGCCGGATGTGGTTTGGTTGGAAGCCGCCAGCGGCAGTGAAGCATTGGAGATCATGGAGAAAGAGGACGTCGATTTGCTGATGCTGGATTTGCTGATGCCGGATATGGACGGTTTTCAAGTGATGCAGGCGATGCGCGCCAAACGCAGCCTGCAGCATATTCCGATTCTCGTTCATTCGGCGGTGCAGGATCTTGACAGCATCCATCAGGCGCTCGGCATGGGCGCGTATGATTATTTCACCAAGCCTTTGACGCCGGAACAAATGAAATACATCATCCCGTTAAAAGTGCGCAACGCACTTGACAGCTATGGCGTGCAAAAGGAGTTGCGCCGCGCCAATGAACTGGTGGCGCGCGAATTGCGCCTGGCTGCTGCTTTTCAGCGACGTCTTGTCGGCGAAGAAAAACGCATTTGCACAAATGGCAGCCTGGTCGGCTTATACCTGCCCTGCCAGATGATCGGCGGCGATGTCTACGATTGTCTGCAGGTCGGCGACGCGTTCTGGGTGATGATGGCCGACGTTTCCGGGCACGGCATGGTCTCGGCGATGGTGGCTTCGATGGTCAAATTGGAATTTTATCATTGCGTGATGCGCGGCGGCAGTCCGGCAGAGATCTTAATGCAGATGAATGCGGTTTTTCACCATCTGACAGAAGGCGATGTCTTTCTGACCGCTTTTGTCGGTCAGGCAAGCGACGGTGTATTTCGTTATGCCAATGCTGGACATCCGAATCCTGCCTGGTGGAGAGAAGACGCGGCGCCTGATTTTCTCGGACAGGACAGTTTGCCGCTCGGCCTGTTTGCCGAAGCCGTGTACGAAGAGGAGACGTGCCCGATCAAAGACGGTGCCTGGCTGCTTTTATATACGGACGGCTTGCTGACGGAAGGCAATTGGTTTCAGGCGGACGTCAAGCGTCGCCTGACGAGTTTGCTCCACGACTGCAGGGACTGGTTGCCCGGACGGGAAAAGGAAGTGCTGGAATATTTGCGTCAGGCCTTCTTAGCCGAAGCGGAGCTAAAAGACGATGTGGCGATGGCCTTGGTGCGCTTAGAGTAA
- a CDS encoding methyl-accepting chemotaxis protein, translated as MSTRRMPMALQLACMFSLVAVLLLGVLGFSLYQLQGSSAQGENLLKHTAARLSLVKSAHTDFTRALLDMRGFLFYPDGAAYAQGYRDNIKKSFDNVKLFQENSKQPDTVEASKKLQKLVADYIDLGERLIVAKQKNDPGLTAMTAQGRKLVKEIDDQFSVLTQLQEQYMETGANQLVENSRTSVRLAVAAAVMILLLVILIVYFYSKRTAGRLEKLKNDLHRVSLLDLSQDSHRAALNDEIGDMAAALQDVQRELRRFVGGVNQGSQSLAGASEMLSQAVAEQLKAVDTVAQSVTEIAGGVAQNTNSLAGLSATVQEISANAQAISASAAEVSGSTEIAVGETNQGMALLEQVVKQNASIGQAMGNITEVTDHLVQGSEQIKGIVGVISSIAAQTNLLALNAAIEAARAGEAGRGFAVVAEEVRKLAEQSAKATEDITGIIGVMGDEIGRAAVAVGDANQEAARGREAADSTRQGFSSIQEKLATVQQGIRSIAEAMEETARGTQQMVHGIESISGIAEGTSSNSQAVAAAAQEQAAGMHGIDRSAVDLENLARELAQQAARFKI; from the coding sequence TTGTCGACACGTCGGATGCCGATGGCGCTGCAATTGGCCTGTATGTTTTCCTTGGTAGCGGTTTTATTGTTGGGCGTATTGGGTTTTAGTCTTTACCAGCTGCAGGGAAGTAGTGCGCAAGGGGAGAATCTGCTGAAACACACGGCGGCTCGTTTGTCGCTCGTTAAGAGCGCGCATACCGATTTTACGCGGGCTTTGCTGGATATGCGAGGCTTCTTGTTTTATCCGGATGGCGCGGCATATGCGCAAGGCTACCGTGATAATATCAAAAAGAGTTTTGATAATGTGAAGCTCTTCCAGGAAAATTCAAAGCAGCCGGACACGGTCGAAGCCTCGAAGAAGCTGCAAAAACTGGTGGCGGACTATATTGATCTGGGTGAGCGACTGATCGTCGCGAAGCAGAAGAATGATCCGGGTCTGACCGCCATGACGGCGCAGGGGCGAAAACTGGTCAAGGAGATCGATGATCAATTCTCGGTCCTGACGCAGCTGCAGGAACAGTATATGGAAACGGGCGCCAATCAGCTGGTGGAAAACAGCCGGACGAGCGTGCGCCTGGCCGTCGCGGCGGCGGTGATGATCTTGCTCTTGGTGATTTTGATCGTCTATTTCTACAGCAAACGTACGGCCGGTCGTTTGGAGAAACTGAAGAACGATCTGCATCGCGTCAGTTTGCTTGATTTATCGCAGGACAGCCATCGGGCAGCGCTGAACGATGAGATCGGCGATATGGCCGCTGCGCTGCAGGATGTGCAACGCGAACTGCGCCGTTTTGTCGGCGGCGTCAACCAAGGCAGCCAGTCGCTGGCCGGTGCGAGCGAAATGTTGTCGCAGGCGGTTGCCGAACAATTGAAGGCGGTCGATACCGTTGCGCAAAGCGTGACGGAAATCGCCGGCGGCGTCGCGCAAAATACGAACAGCCTCGCCGGTTTGTCGGCGACGGTGCAGGAAATATCGGCCAATGCGCAGGCGATCAGCGCCAGCGCGGCGGAAGTGAGCGGCAGCACGGAAATCGCCGTTGGTGAAACGAACCAGGGAATGGCGCTGCTCGAGCAGGTGGTGAAACAGAACGCTTCGATTGGTCAGGCAATGGGCAATATCACCGAAGTGACCGATCACCTGGTTCAAGGCTCGGAGCAGATCAAAGGCATCGTTGGCGTGATCAGTTCGATCGCGGCGCAGACGAATCTTCTCGCGCTCAATGCCGCGATCGAGGCGGCGCGGGCCGGTGAGGCCGGACGCGGCTTTGCGGTCGTGGCGGAAGAGGTGCGCAAACTGGCGGAACAAAGCGCCAAGGCGACGGAAGACATCACCGGGATCATTGGCGTAATGGGCGATGAAATCGGCCGGGCTGCCGTTGCGGTCGGCGATGCCAACCAGGAAGCGGCCAGAGGGCGCGAGGCTGCGGACAGCACGCGGCAAGGCTTTTCCTCCATTCAAGAGAAACTGGCGACCGTGCAGCAGGGCATTCGCAGCATCGCCGAGGCGATGGAAGAGACGGCGCGCGGCACGCAGCAGATGGTACATGGCATTGAGTCGATCAGCGGCATTGCCGAAGGTACATCCTCGAATTCACAGGCCGTTGCCGCAGCAGCGCAAGAACAGGCAGCCGGCATGCACGGCATCGACCGTAGCGCGGTCGATCTGGAAAACCTGGCAAGAGAACTGGCGCAACAGGCGGCGCGTTTTAAAATATGA
- the mdh gene encoding malate dehydrogenase has product MKITVVGAGNVGATCANVIAQRELASELVLLDIKEGVAEGKAMDMMQTSALLGFDSRVSGSTNDYSKTAGSNVVVITSGIPRKPGMTREELIGTNAGIVKGVVENILKYSPDAIFVIISNPMDTMTYLALKASGLPKNRIIGMGGILDSSRFKYYLSQAMECPSSDVQGVVIGGHGDTTMIPLTRFATRAGIPAAQLLSADCLKKVAADTMVGGATLTGLLGTSAWYAPGAAGALLVEAIVRDEKKVYPCCVALDGEYGQKDICLGVPVVIGKNGCEEIVDFKLNAEEQAEFNKSADAVRKMNQVLADMKVI; this is encoded by the coding sequence ATGAAAATTACCGTTGTAGGTGCAGGCAATGTCGGTGCAACTTGTGCAAACGTCATTGCGCAGAGAGAATTAGCTAGCGAATTGGTGCTCTTGGACATCAAGGAAGGCGTAGCTGAAGGCAAAGCGATGGACATGATGCAAACGTCGGCATTGCTTGGTTTCGACAGCCGCGTAAGCGGCAGCACTAACGATTACAGCAAAACGGCTGGCTCGAATGTAGTCGTGATCACCTCCGGTATTCCCCGCAAACCGGGCATGACCCGCGAAGAACTCATCGGCACGAATGCTGGTATCGTAAAAGGCGTTGTCGAAAACATCCTGAAGTATTCCCCGGATGCAATCTTCGTCATCATCAGCAATCCGATGGACACGATGACTTATTTGGCGTTGAAAGCCAGCGGACTGCCTAAAAACCGCATCATCGGTATGGGCGGCATTTTGGACAGCTCCCGCTTCAAATATTATCTCAGCCAAGCGATGGAATGCCCGTCCAGTGATGTACAAGGCGTCGTAATCGGCGGCCATGGCGACACTACGATGATTCCGTTGACTCGCTTTGCTACCCGTGCAGGCATCCCGGCTGCTCAGCTCTTGTCTGCCGATTGCCTGAAAAAAGTGGCGGCTGACACGATGGTCGGCGGCGCTACGCTGACCGGTCTGCTCGGAACGTCTGCCTGGTATGCTCCTGGCGCTGCCGGTGCGTTGCTGGTCGAAGCGATCGTACGCGATGAAAAGAAAGTATATCCTTGCTGCGTAGCATTGGATGGCGAATATGGCCAAAAAGATATCTGCCTGGGCGTTCCTGTCGTTATCGGCAAGAACGGCTGCGAAGAAATCGTCGATTTCAAACTGAACGCGGAAGAACAAGCCGAGTTCAATAAGAGCGCCGATGCGGTTCGCAAAATGAACCAGGTCCTGGCCGACATGAAAGTGATCTAA